The following are encoded together in the Xiphophorus hellerii strain 12219 chromosome 3, Xiphophorus_hellerii-4.1, whole genome shotgun sequence genome:
- the LOC116716981 gene encoding C-reactive protein-like: protein MKVLSLLVLITACAARTQDLSGRMFTFPLETNRAYVKFNTSRRDFNAVTVCHRSFTDLKRDHMLFSLSTPNNPNDFLIFWDNTNKEMEAHIKNKKAEYGGRDYKLNTWHSICTTWDAETGLAQLWFNGQPSIRKFTISGSNIGGPVNIIVGQEQDSHGGGFDMKQSFVGMMTDVHMWDYVLSACEIQNYVDERNFTPGNVLNWRALDYQIVDKVLLEHTKTVCY, encoded by the exons ATGAAGGTGCTGTCTCTGCTTGTGCTGATAACAGCCTGTGCTGCCCGGACACAAG atcTTTCTGGTAGGATGTTCACATTTCCACTGGAAACCAACAGAGCTTATGTGAAGTTTAACACATCGAGAAGAGATTTTAATGCCGTAACTGTTTGCCACAG ATCATTTACAGACCTCAAAAGAGACCACATGCTGTTCTCCTTGTCCACACCCAATAATCCCAATGACTTCTTGATTTTCTGGGATAACACCAATAAAGAAATGGAGGCACACATTAAGAATAAAAAGGCTGAATATGGAGGCCGTGACTACAAGCTCAACACGTGGCACTCTATCTGCACCACATGGGACGCTGAGACTGGGTTGGCACAACTGTGGTTTAATGGACAGCCTTCGATcagaaaattcacaatttctGGGTCGAACATAGGTGGACCTGTCAATATTATTGTGGGACAG GAGCAGGACAGCCATGGTGGCGGGTTTGACATGAAGCAGTCTTTCGTTGGCATGATGACCGATGTCCACATGTGGGATTACGTCCTCTCTGCCTGTGAGATCCAGAATTATGTGGATGAACGAAACTTCACACCAGGGAATGTGTTGAACTGGAGGGCTCTGGATTATCAGATTGTAGACAAAGTGTTGCTTGAACATACAAAAACCGTTTGTTACTAA
- the LOC116716983 gene encoding serum amyloid P-component-like, with translation MLLFLLLVTSCAAIPQNLSEKMFTFPQETNTAHVRLTTSRQNLQAVTVCFRFFTDLKRNHALFSLALPSFDNAFLFYNLASLDSFQMYVRNTATTFEGLDFKLNKWQSVCATWDSTSGLVQLWVDGKPSSRKFTSSGSSISGPIIIALGQDQDSHGGGFDAKQSFVGMMSDLHMWDYKLSPCEIRKYMNDRGYAKGNVLNWNSLDFQIIGRVLIENKQNTCQ, from the exons ATGCTGCTCTTTCTGCTGTTGGTGACATCATGTGCTGCCATTCCtcaaa atctttcagagaaaatgttcacCTTCCCGCAAGAAACCAACACAGCACATGTTAGGTTGACAACATCAAGACAAAATTTACAGGCTGTGACTGTCTGTTTCAG GTTCTTTACAGACCTCAAAAGAAATCACGCCCTTTTCTCGTTGGCTCTACCCTCTTTTGATAatgcctttttgttttacaatttggCCAGCTTAGATTCTTTTCAAATGTATGTAAGGAACACGGCCACAACTTTTGAAGGCCTGGACTTCAAGCTGAACAAGTGGCAATCAGTTTGTGCAACATGGGATTCTACGTCTGGCTTGGTCCAACTGTGGGTGGATGGAAAGCCTTCAAGCAGGAAATTTACCAGCTCTGGATCCAGTATCAGTGGACCAATTATAATTGCTTTAGGACAG GATCAAGATTCACACGGTGGTGGTTTTGATGCCAAACAATCATTTGTCGGCATGATGTCAGATCTCCATATGTGGGATTACAAGCTTTCACCCTGTGAGATCCGGAAATACATGAATGACCGGGGCTACGCAAAAGGAAATGTGTTGAACTGGAATTCACTGGATTTCCAGATTATAGGAAGGGTGCTGATCGAGAATAAACAGAATACTTGTCAGTAA